In Methanothrix sp., a genomic segment contains:
- a CDS encoding adenosylcobinamide amidohydrolase — MKLAKFYDGVELHREEKMVYARLVAPHRVLSTCRSCSGGLHDDLQYIYNHQSCEPAGGHMNSRMHILAVDRPEEYKREVASSHNLPFQKCATLGTAANMNNAAICHERFQDLEVVTVCTGGVEGNAGRAGDPASYYEPQEESADERAEKGGGLEPGTINAMIFINRELLPGAMVTAVLTATEAKTAALQELEIPSRYSEGLATGTGTDQIAVASRLGGRAIAFAGKHSKVGELIGRTMHDAVLRTLSLQNGLTPAGQSSSLAHLERFRIDEQEMCQGIGKFLSKDDADLFKKSFSNIIKDPITVAAVAALVHLRDKFVWGILPKSCTAEIMVLYGAQISAAVSGKSQRINDYMQMLSSLQKSLDKQFFLEFVYQAFALGFSEKWADPKSEGCGGAGCGDEEAAITQ, encoded by the coding sequence ATGAAACTTGCTAAGTTTTATGATGGAGTTGAGCTGCACAGGGAGGAGAAGATGGTCTATGCGCGCTTGGTTGCCCCACACCGGGTTCTTTCCACCTGCCGCAGCTGTTCGGGAGGACTGCATGACGACCTGCAGTATATCTACAATCATCAGTCCTGCGAGCCTGCGGGAGGGCACATGAATAGCAGGATGCACATATTGGCGGTGGATCGTCCTGAGGAGTACAAGAGAGAGGTAGCCAGCAGCCACAACCTTCCATTCCAAAAATGTGCAACGCTTGGAACTGCAGCCAATATGAACAATGCAGCGATCTGCCATGAGCGATTTCAAGATCTGGAGGTTGTGACTGTTTGCACCGGCGGCGTGGAGGGAAATGCAGGTCGGGCAGGAGATCCCGCCTCCTACTACGAGCCACAGGAAGAGAGTGCAGATGAGCGGGCTGAGAAGGGTGGCGGCCTGGAGCCAGGAACTATAAATGCCATGATATTCATCAATCGAGAGCTTCTTCCCGGGGCTATGGTCACCGCAGTCCTCACTGCCACCGAGGCCAAGACTGCAGCCCTTCAGGAGCTGGAGATCCCTTCCCGGTATTCTGAGGGCCTTGCCACAGGCACCGGAACAGATCAGATTGCAGTGGCTTCCCGGCTGGGGGGGAGAGCAATAGCATTTGCCGGCAAGCACTCGAAAGTAGGGGAGCTCATCGGTCGCACCATGCATGACGCAGTCTTAAGGACGCTCTCCCTTCAAAACGGCCTGACGCCCGCCGGCCAGTCTTCCTCACTGGCTCATCTGGAGCGGTTCAGAATCGATGAGCAGGAGATGTGCCAGGGAATTGGGAAGTTCCTTTCTAAAGATGACGCCGATCTGTTTAAGAAAAGTTTTTCAAATATCATCAAGGATCCTATAACTGTTGCTGCTGTTGCTGCTCTGGTCCATCTGAGGGATAAGTTTGTATGGGGCATTCTCCCGAAAAGCTGCACGGCGGAGATAATGGTACTCTACGGGGCACAGATCTCCGCCGCCGTCTCGGGCAAGAGCCAGCGCATAAACGATTATATGCAGATGCTCTCCTCATTGCAAAAGTCCCTGGACAAGCAGTTCTTTCTGGAGTTCGTATATCAGGCATTCGCCCTCGGCTTTTCCGAGAAGTGGGCCGATCCAAAAAGCGAGGGGTGCGGAGGGGCGGGATGCGGAGATGAAGAGGCTGCGATCACTCAATAG
- a CDS encoding ABC transporter ATP-binding protein: protein MVNITIKSLTFGYNGSMILDGLNLVVEDSEVLGLVGPNGSGKTTLIKCIDKILKPKGSILIDGKDIDTVSRTELAKRLGYVPQSSSTPLATTVFDTVLMGRRPHISWRVSDSDLDKVADILGLLHLENLAMRDFSQLSGGQKQKVLIARALAQEPEVLLLDEPTSSLDMKHQLEVMETIASLVKEKKISAIMALHDLNLASTFADKLAILKDGRIYAAGEPAYLLNAANIREVYGVEAIVMNNLNRPYIIPLKSLSEGVA from the coding sequence TTGGTAAATATCACTATAAAGAGCCTGACATTCGGCTACAATGGCTCCATGATCCTGGACGGCCTCAATCTGGTGGTCGAGGATTCAGAAGTGCTGGGGCTGGTCGGCCCAAACGGCTCGGGCAAGACAACCCTGATCAAGTGCATAGATAAAATACTCAAGCCTAAAGGAAGCATTCTGATAGACGGCAAAGATATCGATACTGTGAGCAGAACTGAGCTTGCCAAACGCCTGGGGTATGTTCCTCAGTCCAGCTCGACTCCTCTGGCCACTACCGTTTTTGATACAGTTCTCATGGGCAGGAGGCCGCATATAAGCTGGCGCGTATCAGACTCCGATCTCGATAAGGTAGCAGATATCCTGGGGCTTTTGCATCTGGAAAATCTGGCCATGAGGGACTTCTCCCAGCTATCCGGGGGTCAGAAGCAGAAGGTCTTGATAGCCAGGGCCCTGGCCCAGGAACCGGAGGTGCTGCTGCTGGATGAGCCCACCTCAAGTCTGGACATGAAACACCAACTGGAGGTTATGGAGACGATAGCATCCCTGGTCAAAGAGAAGAAGATCTCTGCGATCATGGCATTGCACGATCTGAATCTGGCTTCGACCTTCGCGGACAAGCTGGCGATCCTCAAGGACGGAAGGATCTATGCCGCAGGTGAACCTGCCTATCTTTTGAACGCAGCGAACATTCGGGAGGTATATGGAGTCGAGGCCATCGTAATGAACAACCTTAACCGGCCGTACATAATTCCTTTGAAGTCTCTCAGCGAAGGCGTAGCTTAG
- the cobN gene encoding cobaltochelatase subunit CobN — translation MNKKTGWIITKKLRIAYVTTQEASDVFPLVSALKELIRQKEEVAEVAVRSGEDLKDAAQLEKFARFARSCHLVIFNLHGGKKSLSCFDQLIPKLQDSNAFIYAQSASDEPEIELMKLSTVDDDTYHKISQYLDYGGRENYYHLLLYLANRFAGADYEFSDPVRPIWEGIYHPDFDYVPTLDDYLKRKYVAGQPTVGLWFYQSLWRSENTIFIDRLIREIEGQGANVVPVFLYALKDVERGTKGAEWVVENLFMRDGRPIIDVLISTLMFSLAIKPWEGSDSSEAEKFARSDEWFIKRLNVPVLKAIVTYNTPAEWKESMQGLSPMDISMGIVMPEFDGMLITVPVAARDRADVDPLTGARIIRFEPLPERVNKIVRLSINWARLRHIPNSEKKVAIIFHNYPPRNDRIGTAFGLDSPVSVYNILCYLERQGYMLESLPESGQILIESMISRVTNDRRWSSPEAMAQKAIDLVSGEQYAKWFEELPNDVQEKMLKSWGEPPGELFAHQGRLIIPGISNGNIFIGLQPPRGFLEDPAAIYHSPDLPIPHHYYAYYRWIRDIFRADVVMHIGKHGSLEWLPGKSAGLSESCFPDIAISDLPNIYPYIINNPGEGTQAKRRSYCCIIDHLIPVMHNSDIYDEMAELEVMLRDYTHIASEDPAKLPVQRNMIWEKVCEAKLDHDLEVDEKAAFGDFDNFLEKLHEYLHEIADTQIRDGLHIFGQPPEGSRLEEFLVALTRLKNGLVPSLREALVRSQGFDYDHLLRCRGKLLDGTRSGGHIIEEVHELSLQIMKKFGDVGYSADLIPAVLSEAMDRRDSDVEAVLQYISTTLLPNIASTTDELTNTLAACRGEFVPPGPSGAPTRGMADILPTGRNFYSVDPQAIPSQAAWKVGVAQAEALLERYLEDEGCYPESLGMVIWGSPTMRTKGDDIAEVLYLMGVRPVWEERSGRVTGIELIPIEELQRPRIDVMLRISGFFRDAFPNIVHLVDRAVELVAEQKELPEQNFLAKHVSADISEKMAAGIDEKQAKTLASYRIFGCRPGAYGAGVSDAIDSKNWKDEKDLAEIYVKWGGYAYGRKNFGVTVPDEFRRRLSRLDLTVKNEDTREYDMLDGDDFYSYHGGMIAAVKALKGELPRSYCGDSSDPDRVKTRSTVEETKHIFRARILNPKWIESMKRHGYKGAGDISRMVDIAFGWDATAEVLEDWMYEELANKYALDRDMQEWLKKVNPHALQNIAERLLEAVERGMWQASDEMKEELRDIYLDIEGWIEDDQPQTDASSGS, via the coding sequence ATGAATAAAAAAACGGGATGGATTATTACGAAAAAACTCAGGATTGCCTATGTCACTACCCAGGAAGCAAGCGACGTCTTCCCCCTGGTATCTGCGCTAAAGGAGTTGATCAGGCAGAAAGAAGAGGTTGCGGAGGTGGCGGTCAGATCCGGCGAAGATCTTAAGGACGCCGCTCAATTGGAGAAGTTCGCGCGGTTTGCCAGGAGCTGTCACCTGGTTATCTTCAATCTTCACGGCGGGAAGAAGAGCCTTTCCTGCTTTGACCAGCTGATCCCAAAACTACAGGATAGCAATGCCTTCATCTATGCACAATCTGCCTCAGATGAGCCTGAGATCGAGCTCATGAAGCTGTCAACTGTCGACGACGACACCTACCATAAAATATCTCAATACCTGGACTATGGTGGACGGGAAAACTACTACCATCTCCTCCTCTACCTCGCCAACCGCTTTGCAGGAGCAGATTATGAGTTTTCTGATCCTGTGCGCCCCATCTGGGAGGGAATCTATCATCCAGATTTCGATTATGTCCCAACCCTGGATGATTATCTTAAGAGAAAATATGTGGCCGGACAGCCGACGGTGGGCCTATGGTTCTATCAGAGCCTCTGGCGGTCGGAGAATACTATCTTCATCGACAGGCTGATCAGGGAGATCGAGGGGCAGGGTGCAAATGTCGTTCCTGTCTTCCTTTACGCCCTCAAGGATGTCGAACGAGGAACCAAGGGAGCAGAGTGGGTGGTAGAAAACCTCTTCATGCGTGATGGACGGCCCATAATAGATGTTCTGATAAGCACCCTCATGTTTTCTCTGGCCATCAAGCCCTGGGAGGGATCAGACAGTAGCGAGGCGGAGAAGTTCGCCAGATCCGATGAGTGGTTCATAAAGAGGCTGAATGTACCTGTCCTGAAGGCTATAGTGACCTACAACACTCCTGCAGAGTGGAAAGAGTCAATGCAGGGTTTGAGCCCCATGGACATCTCCATGGGAATCGTCATGCCTGAGTTTGACGGCATGCTCATTACTGTTCCCGTGGCAGCGAGAGATAGAGCTGATGTAGATCCGCTGACAGGAGCTAGAATCATCAGGTTTGAGCCTCTGCCCGAGCGCGTAAACAAGATTGTGCGCCTGAGCATTAATTGGGCCAGGCTGCGGCATATTCCCAATTCGGAAAAGAAGGTGGCAATAATCTTCCACAACTATCCTCCCAGAAACGACCGGATAGGCACCGCCTTCGGGCTCGATTCGCCGGTATCTGTATACAACATCCTCTGTTACCTCGAGAGACAAGGATACATGCTCGAGAGCCTGCCTGAAAGCGGCCAAATCCTGATCGAGAGCATGATCTCCAGGGTTACAAACGACAGACGCTGGTCGAGCCCGGAGGCGATGGCCCAGAAGGCGATCGACCTGGTCAGCGGGGAGCAGTACGCAAAATGGTTTGAGGAGCTTCCCAATGATGTACAGGAGAAGATGCTCAAATCCTGGGGTGAGCCCCCAGGTGAGCTCTTCGCCCATCAGGGAAGACTAATAATTCCCGGAATCAGCAATGGCAATATATTTATTGGACTGCAGCCCCCGCGGGGATTCTTGGAGGACCCAGCTGCAATCTACCACAGCCCGGACCTTCCCATACCGCACCACTATTATGCATACTATCGCTGGATCCGGGACATCTTTCGGGCCGATGTCGTCATGCACATCGGCAAGCACGGTTCACTGGAATGGCTCCCCGGTAAGTCCGCCGGCCTTTCGGAATCATGCTTCCCTGACATTGCCATATCCGACCTGCCCAACATCTATCCCTATATCATAAACAACCCAGGTGAGGGTACTCAGGCCAAGAGGAGGAGCTACTGCTGCATCATCGACCATCTCATTCCTGTGATGCACAACTCCGACATCTATGACGAGATGGCAGAGCTTGAGGTGATGCTCCGCGATTATACCCATATAGCATCCGAGGATCCGGCAAAGCTGCCAGTTCAGAGGAACATGATCTGGGAGAAGGTCTGCGAGGCAAAGCTGGATCACGACCTGGAGGTGGATGAAAAAGCCGCTTTCGGGGATTTTGACAATTTTCTTGAGAAGCTGCATGAATATCTGCATGAGATAGCAGACACACAGATCAGGGACGGTCTGCACATCTTTGGCCAGCCGCCCGAGGGATCGAGGCTGGAGGAGTTCCTGGTGGCACTCACCAGGTTGAAGAACGGCCTAGTGCCGTCATTGAGAGAGGCATTAGTCCGCTCGCAAGGATTTGATTACGATCATCTGCTTCGCTGCAGAGGAAAGCTATTGGATGGCACAAGAAGCGGGGGCCATATTATCGAGGAGGTTCATGAGCTTTCACTCCAGATAATGAAAAAGTTCGGCGATGTGGGGTATTCTGCTGATCTTATCCCGGCGGTTTTATCAGAGGCTATGGACCGGAGAGACTCTGATGTTGAGGCGGTCTTGCAGTATATCAGCACGACTCTTCTGCCCAATATAGCTTCCACGACTGACGAGCTGACCAACACACTGGCCGCCTGCAGAGGAGAGTTCGTGCCCCCCGGACCCTCCGGGGCTCCCACTCGGGGAATGGCGGACATATTGCCCACGGGAAGAAACTTTTACTCCGTCGATCCCCAGGCCATCCCCTCCCAGGCGGCCTGGAAGGTGGGCGTCGCCCAGGCAGAAGCCCTGCTTGAGCGCTACCTGGAGGACGAGGGCTGCTATCCGGAATCCCTGGGAATGGTTATCTGGGGCAGTCCCACCATGCGGACCAAGGGAGACGACATTGCCGAGGTCCTCTACCTCATGGGCGTTCGGCCGGTCTGGGAGGAGAGGAGCGGCAGAGTAACAGGTATTGAGCTCATTCCCATAGAAGAGCTGCAGCGTCCTCGAATAGATGTTATGCTGCGCATCAGCGGTTTTTTCAGGGATGCATTTCCAAATATCGTGCATCTTGTTGATAGAGCAGTAGAGCTGGTGGCAGAGCAGAAGGAGCTGCCGGAGCAGAACTTCCTGGCAAAGCATGTATCTGCAGACATTTCCGAGAAGATGGCCGCTGGAATCGATGAAAAGCAGGCCAAGACTCTGGCCAGCTACCGCATATTCGGCTGCCGTCCCGGAGCCTACGGCGCTGGAGTCTCAGATGCCATCGACTCCAAGAACTGGAAGGATGAGAAAGACCTGGCCGAGATCTACGTAAAGTGGGGCGGTTATGCCTACGGCCGCAAAAACTTCGGAGTGACCGTTCCAGATGAGTTTCGAAGGCGCCTCAGCCGTCTCGACCTGACGGTCAAGAACGAGGACACCCGGGAGTACGATATGCTGGACGGCGATGATTTCTACTCCTATCATGGCGGGATGATCGCCGCAGTCAAGGCCCTGAAAGGCGAGCTTCCTCGTTCGTACTGCGGCGACAGCTCAGATCCGGATCGGGTGAAGACCAGGAGCACTGTTGAGGAGACCAAGCACATCTTTCGGGCCCGCATCCTCAACCCCAAATGGATCGAGAGCATGAAGCGTCATGGTTACAAGGGCGCTGGCGATATATCCAGGATGGTGGACATCGCCTTCGGCTGGGATGCCACTGCCGAGGTCCTGGAGGACTGGATGTACGAGGAGCTGGCGAACAAGTATGCTCTGGATAGGGATATGCAGGAGTGGCTGAAAAAAGTGAACCCCCATGCTCTGCAGAACATCGCCGAGCGGCTGCTTGAGGCAGTGGAGAGGGGGATGTGGCAGGCGTCTGACGAGATGAAGGAGGAGCTTCGGGACATCTATCTGGATATCGAGGGGTGGATCGAGGATGATCAACCACAAACCGATGCAAGTTCGGGAAGCTAA
- a CDS encoding carbon-nitrogen hydrolase family protein, which yields MRSKNAGDINEMPAGELKVALIHASISWKDKDKNMAKLLALNEEAAQKGSRIILNTELATTGYAFESRREIAPFAESIPGPTTIAFGRIAEKYGCYICIGMAERDLKTGILYNSAALLGPKGDVVARHRKLSPAFKENLWSAKGNLPVPIVQTEFGSLSILICADTYFYRPARIAALMGAEILLVPANWPPTHHNPEKFWRARALENGIYILACNRTGKDKVMECDLAQSFILDPQGQAVVQFSSPEDTIIYGNLQPNTVTPENSLSARRPQCYGNISLDPYTHIGIEMLLGLPKAAEFSAATLQFCSEPLDINSNLKRALKLIDDAVARNSGDGHAINLLVLPELITSGPLISREEADLCSDEIPGRITDLFAKKAQEKDLFIVFGMAERSEEGLYNSSVLVGPEGVVGRYRAVHLSLRDMSWALPGKDGFEAFDLPFARVGMLIGRDLMFPEASDSLAKLGTDMLCVPVLWEDASTRFIWEARLGEQMHMAIANQWGNFGRSQGSWGEPAVQLLPLSGKGLQAAISTGRRCHQCGEVRDERVQREEVPGEYRLRYPSGFVTQRGL from the coding sequence ATGAGATCGAAAAATGCTGGGGACATCAACGAAATGCCTGCTGGAGAGCTGAAGGTCGCTCTCATTCACGCATCTATTTCCTGGAAGGACAAAGATAAAAATATGGCTAAGCTATTGGCTCTCAACGAGGAGGCAGCGCAGAAGGGCTCCCGCATCATTTTAAATACAGAGCTTGCCACCACAGGCTACGCCTTTGAGAGCAGAAGGGAGATCGCCCCCTTTGCAGAGAGCATTCCCGGGCCGACTACCATCGCCTTTGGACGGATTGCGGAGAAGTATGGATGCTATATCTGCATCGGTATGGCTGAGCGCGACCTGAAAACCGGCATACTTTATAACTCAGCGGCACTTCTCGGGCCGAAGGGCGATGTTGTAGCCAGGCATCGCAAGCTATCTCCGGCCTTCAAGGAGAATCTGTGGTCTGCAAAGGGCAATCTCCCCGTCCCCATAGTCCAGACAGAGTTCGGCTCGCTCAGTATATTGATCTGCGCTGACACCTACTTTTATAGACCTGCGAGGATCGCCGCCCTGATGGGAGCTGAGATTCTTCTGGTCCCGGCCAACTGGCCTCCCACTCATCACAATCCTGAGAAATTTTGGCGGGCGAGGGCTCTCGAAAACGGCATTTATATCCTGGCCTGCAACAGGACTGGAAAGGATAAGGTCATGGAGTGTGATCTTGCGCAATCCTTCATCTTAGATCCTCAGGGCCAAGCTGTGGTTCAGTTCAGTTCTCCTGAGGATACCATTATCTATGGCAATCTGCAGCCAAACACGGTCACGCCGGAGAACTCATTGAGTGCTAGAAGACCTCAATGCTATGGAAACATATCTTTGGATCCATACACGCACATAGGCATTGAGATGCTTCTTGGATTGCCCAAGGCAGCTGAATTTTCAGCCGCAACACTGCAGTTCTGCTCTGAGCCTCTGGATATAAATTCCAATCTGAAAAGAGCGCTCAAGCTCATAGACGATGCCGTGGCCAGGAATTCAGGCGATGGGCATGCAATCAACCTTCTCGTCCTGCCCGAGCTCATCACATCCGGCCCGCTTATCAGCCGGGAAGAGGCGGATCTCTGCTCTGATGAGATCCCGGGGAGGATCACCGACCTTTTTGCCAAAAAGGCGCAGGAAAAAGATCTCTTCATAGTCTTTGGCATGGCTGAGAGGAGCGAAGAAGGGCTCTACAACAGCTCTGTCCTGGTTGGCCCGGAGGGAGTTGTGGGCAGGTACAGAGCAGTCCATCTCTCCTTGCGTGACATGAGCTGGGCCCTCCCAGGCAAGGACGGTTTTGAGGCCTTTGACCTCCCCTTTGCCAGGGTCGGAATGCTTATCGGACGCGATCTAATGTTCCCGGAGGCTTCTGACTCTCTGGCAAAGCTCGGCACCGATATGCTCTGTGTGCCTGTCCTCTGGGAGGATGCCAGCACCAGGTTCATCTGGGAGGCAAGGCTGGGAGAGCAGATGCATATGGCCATCGCCAATCAATGGGGGAACTTCGGTCGGAGTCAGGGCTCTTGGGGAGAGCCTGCTGTGCAGCTACTCCCGCTATCCGGAAAGGGTCTCCAGGCTGCAATCTCCACCGGAAGGCGATGCCATCAATGTGGTGAGGTTCGGGACGAAAGAGTCCAGAGAGAAGAGGTTCCTGGAGAATATAGACTACGATATCCTTCTGGATTTGTCACACAAAGGGGGCTATGA
- a CDS encoding radical SAM/SPASM domain-containing protein — protein sequence MPKESPGLLALSVTSDCNLRCRYCYARGGESSASMGWVTARRAIDVMAECFDGFKIQFTGGEPLLNLDLIENAMDYLSELGLHVPCQVQTNATLITSDVAGRLNDLKIGIGVSLDGPPSVNDRIRPFSSGRGGSTKSALNGIMALRRAGIRVGATCVLSRANVGALAGLVELCSYLGNIEGIAIDFLRQAGRGDNSMQPDAAVASRGIEAAIERAEGLAQMGGSLVRFRELERMRNTIEEGRERLHHCYFDACRSVVVMPGGEAFVCPSMLRPELRLGNIEEPDFPKGLIERMVRARRTVQDPQKCRTCRDRWLCGGPCLAHCAPESNLAIECAVKMVFMRYARSSSKIPPTTISLPKTQSSTE from the coding sequence ATGCCCAAGGAAAGCCCCGGCCTTCTGGCTTTATCCGTAACAAGTGACTGCAACCTTCGCTGCCGCTACTGCTATGCCCGCGGCGGCGAGTCGAGCGCCTCGATGGGCTGGGTCACTGCCAGGCGGGCCATCGACGTGATGGCGGAATGCTTCGATGGCTTTAAGATCCAGTTCACAGGCGGCGAGCCGCTTCTCAATCTTGATCTCATAGAGAATGCTATGGATTATCTCAGTGAGCTGGGCCTGCACGTTCCCTGCCAGGTTCAGACCAACGCTACCCTCATCACTTCCGATGTTGCCGGAAGGCTGAATGATCTTAAAATCGGAATAGGCGTGAGCCTGGATGGCCCTCCATCAGTGAACGATCGTATCCGGCCTTTTTCCAGCGGACGTGGCGGCTCTACCAAATCTGCACTGAATGGAATTATGGCCCTTAGAAGAGCAGGAATTCGGGTCGGCGCGACCTGTGTTCTCTCCAGGGCCAATGTTGGGGCTCTTGCGGGGCTCGTGGAGCTGTGCAGCTACCTTGGCAACATTGAGGGAATCGCAATCGACTTCCTGAGACAAGCGGGCCGGGGCGATAACTCGATGCAGCCCGATGCCGCCGTTGCTTCCAGAGGCATTGAGGCAGCCATAGAGCGTGCAGAAGGCCTGGCCCAAATGGGCGGAAGCCTGGTGCGATTCAGGGAACTGGAGAGAATGCGCAATACTATAGAAGAAGGAAGAGAGAGGCTTCATCACTGCTACTTTGATGCGTGCCGGTCCGTTGTTGTAATGCCCGGCGGCGAGGCCTTTGTCTGTCCCTCCATGCTCCGTCCGGAGCTTCGACTGGGCAATATCGAGGAGCCGGATTTCCCAAAGGGGCTGATCGAGCGAATGGTTCGGGCACGAAGAACTGTGCAGGACCCTCAGAAATGCCGGACCTGCCGGGATCGCTGGCTTTGCGGCGGGCCTTGCCTGGCCCATTGTGCTCCTGAATCGAACTTGGCCATCGAATGCGCTGTCAAGATGGTATTTATGAGGTACGCCAGATCATCCTCGAAGATCCCTCCCACCACCATCAGCTTGCCAAAGACCCAGAGCAGTACTGAGTAG
- a CDS encoding ABC transporter substrate-binding protein has protein sequence MNGNLLGGVLQILIFFSLLGACEGQETEDIVTIVDGTGELVDVSLPVEKIVSITSRASEIIYALGSGDKIVGRDSYSFYPSSLEGVPVVARSSRSPNVELIHKIDPDLVIADSMLSEEDRRKIESAGIEIGYPYSTMASATTFHNLTVAAGGINIAADQPVDYPTVDPEWVVERDPDIIFSYATNTADENLTDKMKEIHNEIISRPELVDVKAVKNDQVYILGNPVAWGISSVVGDLYLAKWFHPDLFEDIDPEAVHREFLLKFFGEQMAEKSVYP, from the coding sequence ATGAACGGCAACCTTTTAGGTGGCGTTCTCCAGATCCTTATATTTTTTTCATTATTGGGGGCATGTGAGGGACAGGAGACAGAGGATATTGTTACCATAGTAGATGGAACTGGAGAGCTGGTCGATGTATCGCTTCCGGTGGAAAAGATAGTCTCGATCACATCACGCGCATCTGAGATCATCTATGCGTTGGGCTCTGGTGATAAGATAGTTGGGCGCGACTCATATTCCTTCTATCCTTCGTCATTGGAAGGCGTGCCTGTAGTTGCTCGGAGTTCCCGCAGCCCAAATGTCGAGCTGATCCATAAGATCGATCCTGATCTGGTGATTGCAGACAGCATGCTCTCGGAAGAAGATCGCAGGAAGATAGAGTCTGCGGGCATAGAGATAGGATACCCATATAGCACAATGGCTTCAGCAACTACATTCCACAATCTCACAGTTGCTGCCGGTGGCATAAACATCGCTGCCGATCAGCCTGTGGATTATCCAACTGTAGACCCAGAATGGGTTGTGGAGAGGGATCCCGACATCATCTTTAGCTACGCCACTAACACTGCTGATGAGAACTTAACCGACAAGATGAAGGAAATTCATAACGAAATTATCTCCCGGCCTGAGCTGGTCGATGTAAAGGCGGTCAAGAATGACCAGGTGTATATTCTTGGCAATCCCGTGGCATGGGGCATTAGCTCTGTGGTGGGAGACCTCTACCTTGCCAAATGGTTCCATCCCGACCTCTTCGAAGATATCGATCCTGAGGCGGTGCACAGAGAGTTTCTCTTGAAGTTTTTTGGTGAACAGATGGCGGAGAAGTCCGTCTATCCGTAG
- a CDS encoding ABC transporter substrate-binding protein, with protein sequence MDLKELRQMTGRVLGILLIALIFVGFPGACEDATEGLNEKIVTILDDDGQSVNVTMPVETIVSMGSYNSELIYALGGGDRIIGRCSYSNYPAPLMDVAVVAKSSHKPDLEAIVKIKPDLVVADGMLTSDNRKEMEDAGIPVLVYSSLDPKTVVTVVEDLGILLEKEDRANEIISFINQYQSMIDEHVAGLEETDKPLVFFEWSKPYYSMGKGTNFDNLSVAVGGINIVADQKVKYPTVDPEWLVEIDPDVIVRSVSAQTDENLTEIMVRTRNEILSRPELADVTAIKDGRVHTMASFVTYGIGSIIGELYLAKWFHPDLFKDIDPEAVHQELLEKFFGGGPQEMWVYP encoded by the coding sequence ATGGATTTAAAGGAGTTGAGACAAATGACTGGCAGAGTTTTGGGCATTCTCTTGATAGCCCTTATTTTTGTGGGATTCCCAGGAGCATGTGAGGATGCAACGGAAGGGTTGAATGAAAAGATAGTAACCATCCTCGATGACGATGGTCAATCGGTCAATGTAACAATGCCTGTGGAAACGATTGTCTCCATGGGCTCATACAATTCGGAGCTCATCTACGCTCTTGGGGGCGGGGATAGAATCATAGGACGCTGCTCTTATTCAAACTATCCAGCGCCTCTTATGGATGTGGCAGTGGTTGCTAAAAGCTCCCATAAACCGGATCTGGAAGCCATCGTTAAAATCAAGCCTGATCTGGTGGTTGCTGACGGTATGCTCACCAGTGACAACCGCAAAGAAATGGAAGATGCAGGTATACCTGTTCTGGTATATTCATCTCTGGACCCAAAAACGGTGGTTACTGTAGTGGAAGATTTAGGAATATTACTGGAGAAGGAAGATCGAGCCAATGAGATCATCAGTTTCATCAATCAATATCAGAGCATGATCGATGAGCACGTTGCTGGTCTTGAGGAGACGGATAAGCCTTTAGTCTTCTTTGAGTGGTCCAAGCCGTATTATAGTATGGGTAAGGGAACGAACTTCGACAATCTATCCGTTGCAGTGGGAGGCATAAATATTGTGGCCGATCAGAAGGTTAAGTATCCCACAGTGGATCCTGAATGGCTGGTGGAGATAGATCCAGATGTAATCGTACGTTCTGTTTCTGCCCAGACCGATGAGAATCTGACCGAAATCATGGTGCGGACACGGAATGAAATACTCTCCCGACCAGAATTGGCAGACGTTACGGCCATAAAGGATGGTCGGGTTCATACTATGGCATCTTTTGTAACTTACGGGATAGGCTCAATAATAGGAGAGCTCTACCTGGCCAAATGGTTCCATCCCGATCTCTTCAAGGATATCGATCCTGAGGCAGTGCACCAGGAGCTATTGGAAAAGTTTTTCGGCGGAGGGCCGCAGGAGATGTGGGTCTATCCGTGA